One Gardnerella vaginalis genomic window, AAAGCTCGCCTTCGAGCTTTGCGCGCAAATCTGCCAAGCGAGACGCGTAGTCAAGAGCCGCAGCAGGGTCGTGAACCGAACAAGGTCCGACGATTACAAGCAAGCGGTCGTCGTCTCCGTTAAGGCATCTACGGATTTCATCGCGCGATTCGGCAACAATGTCTTGAGCGTATGGAGAAAGTGGCAACTCACCAAGCACTTGTGCAGGAGTGGGAAGCGGCTCCAACTCCAACACGCGACGGTTGATTATACGATCTACTCCAACCTGGTCTTCCCAGCGCTCGAATTTAGATGAATCGAGTGGATTTTTCCCTTCTTCAACAGCTTTTTTAACAGCACGAGCATCCGAGTGATTTAAGGCGTTGCTGTTAAACGATTTACAATTAAGATCACTTGTACTAGGCTCAATACCACTAATATCGCTGCTATTAATATCCAACTCCATAATCACCGCCAATCTTAAGCACAAAACACCACAGCTTCAGCCAATAATCTGATTAAATCAGATTCCAATCAAGCTAGATTAAGAAAAATCAGCCTAAACTAATCTAAACCAGCTTATCGGTTTTCAGCATCAGTTATTTCTCGCACTTTCTCAACATCGTGTCTCACAGCATCCTTAAGACTTTCAACAGAATCGAAGGCATGTTGAGAACGTAAGAATTGCGCAAATTCAATGCAAATGCGATGACCATACAAATCCTGCCACTTATCCGTTAGAGCATAAGCTTCAACCACGCGATTTTCACTATCATTAGGATACGTAGCAGAATCGTCGCCAAAATCAGAGATAGAATCAGATTCAAAGATATCGCCAGAATCACCAGAAACTACATTCTTAACAGAAGCACCTTCATTCGACTCAGCAAAAGTTGGCTTAGTTCCAATTGAAATCGCAGCAGCCCAACGCCATGGCGAATGAACTCCAAGATGCAACTCATCCTTACGCAAAACGCCAACACTCGGAATACTAGAAGAATGCAAATTATCTGCACTAGCCTCGTCCGCATCTAAATCAACAATCCAACCAGCGTAAACTCCATCAACAGGCACATACCCATCAATACGCTCACCCAAATTCACTGTTGGGAAACCGATTTCACGACCGCGCTCGGCACCATGAACCACAATACCCTCAACTCTATGCGGTTGACCAAGAACATCCCTAGCATCGCGAACCCTACCATTCGCGAGCATCCATCGCACATTCGTAGAGCTCCAAGCACGAACCTTCTTATTCGGCATACCTTTACTCCAAGCGCGATATTCCGCCTTGTTCATACCATCCGCAGGATCTTTTGGCTCCCCGTCTTCAGACGGAACTTCTGGCACAATTGGGTCTGGAACACGAACATCCCCTGGACCAAAATCGTCTACCACAACCAAATCAAAAACGCCCGTAGCTTGCGCAAGCTCCTTAATCGCATGAACATTACCAGCCCTACGCGCTCCAAGAGCTGCATCCGATCCGAGCACAAGTGCACGCATACCGAGTTTTCCAACAAGCTGGCCCAGGAAGAATCTGTATGATTTTGCAGCAAAAGCTAAGCTATATCGAACAATAATCACATGATCCACGTCTAACTGCTGCAAAACCCTAAGACGCTGACGAACACTTGTTAACGCCTGCGAATCCACTGGAATCTGCGCGTTATCTCCAAAATCGTCGAATAAATCTGGGTTTTCGTGAACCACGCTTGGTCGCGGATCAAACATTATAACCACAGAAAACGCATTGTTTTTGCGAGCAAGATCAACGGTGCGTTCAATAACTTTTCTATGCCCTAGGTGCATGCCGTCAAACACACCTATCGTAACAATCGCCTTACGCTGAGCACTTAATGTTGGCCAATTAATCATGCCGTTGGCATCTGGTCGAATGTTGATGACCTTCATCATATCCTTACTATTCGCAACTATCCGAAATAAGCAGCATTACTGCCGCGAACCCTTATTTTCACACTATTAACTATTTTACCAGCAAACTAGCTTTGTACAAATACCACAATAGGTTTAGCTTCTATTTGATTTGTGTTTTTTTCATTTTTTTCTTGTGACTTGGAGAACGCGCTGCTCCCCCCTGCGGTTGCTGGCGACTTTTCAGCGGTTTCCAGAACTGCAACAACATCGTTTTGCACATCTTTTTCGGCTTTTACGTATGCAATAATATTTTTTTCATTAATCGCAGGAATCACTATTTTTCTGCCAAAACGCAAGTCTTTAGCCTGATTTTCGCTGATTTCAACTGTTTGCATGGTTAATTTTGCGGATTCAAACATACTTAGAACACGATTTTGTAAATCATAATTTTTTTGTGCAGATTTTTTGCAAGAAGAATCTCCAGATAAGTCGCCAGCAACCGAACAGTCAGAAGCACTGCCAGAAAAATAGTCAGAAACACTATCGTGTCTGTTAGTTACAACAGCCTTTGCGCGAGTCTGAGTAACGCCATTCTTGTCCGTAAATGTACGAATCCTAGTTTCAAGCTTAAGAACCCTACTATCTTCTACCGAAAATTCGCCAATCCGCGTTCGCCTAAGACTTACTAAATGTCCTCCTACACCAAGAACACGCCCTAAGTCGCGAGCAAGTGCGCGAATATACGTGCCACTAGAACAAGAAACACTCGCACGCACATCAACAACTTTTACACCGCTTACACCAACGTTAAAACGCGCATCCAGAAGCGAAAAGTCATGAATAACAACTTCTCGCGGCTCTAAATGAACATCTTTACCTTCACGCGCTAAGTCATAAGCACGCACACCGTTTATTTTAATAGCCGAAAAAGCTGTTGGCGTTTGCATAATGTGCCCAGTAAAATTCTTAGCGACTACGCAACGCAATTCTTTAAGAATCTCATCAGTATTTGCAGAGTTTAGAATGCCATTTTCATCATTAACGCTTGAAACAACATCACCATCAGCATCATCCGTATTGGTTGATTCGCCAAGACGAATCACAGCCTCATAAGTCTTATCGTGACCAAGCAAATAGTTAAGCAAACGAGTGGCGTTACCAAAACCAAGAATCAGCAATCCTGTAGCCATTGGGTCAAGAGTTCCCGCATGACCTACGCGTTTAGTGTGCAACAATCCTCTTGCACAAGACACAACGTCATGGCTGGTAACGCCTTTCGGCTTATCTACTAATAAAATGCCTGAAGATGATGTTTGAGAACTACTCATTACTAAATTTTATTTGATTAATTATTTTATTTAAAACTATAATTCCGAATGAGCAGAATCAGCTAAATCGTCGGTTGCTGGCGACTTATCTTCTACAAAATCGTTTTCGCTGTTCTCATAATCCTCATACCCGTCAAAGTCATCAGAATCATCAGAATCATCGAAATCGTCAAAATCGTCAAAATCCTCATCTTCACGAGGCTTTTTATACGGATCCTCTTCACCAGCGTAGCGAGCATTTTCTCGCGCTTTAGCCAATTCCTCATCACGCTTACGCGCGGCGACCAAAATGTCTTCAATCTCATGAGCTTCACTAGGAACCTCATCGTAAACAAATTGGATTTGAGGAGTTAAACGCAAGCCAGCCTTAGCTCCAACTAGAGTGCGCAAACGCCCCTTAGCCTGCTGCAAAGCCTGGGCTGCACGCTGACGTTCACCCTGCTCTTTGCCAACAGTACCAAGCTGTGTCCAATACACTTTAGCGATTTGCAAGTCGTTAGTAACTCTCACTTCTGTAATAGTCACATTAACAAGTCGCTTATCGTGTAAATGAGCCTCCATGTTAGACGCAATTACTCTGTGAATCAGAGCCGCAATTCGCGCGGCTCTAGGGTTTGTTCCTGCCATAATTACTTGCGCTCAATCTGCTTCATTTCAAAGGTTTCGATTATATCGCCAAGCTCAATGTCGTTAAAGCTGCCAAGGTTGATACCTGCCTCGTAGCCTTCGCTGACGGATTGCACATCATCCTTGAACCTACGCAAGCTGGAGATTTCAAGATCGTTGACAGTAGCAACACCGTTGCGCAAGATACGGCACTTCGTACCACGCTTGACTTCGCCATCTTGAACCATAACACCAGCAATATTGCCGAACTTGGAAGAACGGAAGATTTCGCGAATCTCTGAATGAGATGTAACAACCTCTTCAAACTCTGGCTTAAGCATACCCTTCAAAGCAGCTTCGATATCTTCGATAGCCTTGTAAATAACCGAGTAGTACTTGACTTCCACACCCTCGCGGTCTGCCAAATCAGCAACCTGACGGTTTGGACGCACGTTGAAGCCAATAATCACAGCCTTATCAACTGTTGCCAAGTTCACATCGTTCTGAGTAATTGCACCAACACCGCGGTGAATAACCTGAATTCCAACTTCGTCGGAAACCTCAATCTTCATCAAGGAATCTTCCAAAGCTTCCACAGAACCAGAAGAATCGCCCTTAATAACAATGTTGAGCATATCAACTTCGGACTTAGCGAACTGTTCCTTAAGGCTTTCAAGAGACACAACCTTGCGACGCTTAGCAAGCTGAGCTGCACGCTCTGTAGCAGAACGTTTCTCTGCAATCTGGCGAGCGGAACGATCGTCGGATGTAACTAAGAACAAGTCTCCCGCAGTTGGAACAGAAGTCAAACCAAGCACCTGAACTGGCGTAGATGGACCAGCTTCCTGCAAGTGGTTGCCATTTTCGTCGAGCATTGCGCGCACACGACCATAAGACGTGCCAGCAACAATAGAATCTCCGACTTTAAGCGTGCCTTGCTGAACAAGAACAGTAGCAACAGCACCACGACCCTTATCGAGTCGAGCTTCAACGGTTGCACCACGAGCATCCATGTTTGGATTTGCCTTAGGATCAAGCTCAGCGTCAGTTGTCAAAAGAACAGCCTCAAGAAGCTTATCTACGTTAGTTCCCTGCTTTGCGGAAATATCCACAAACATTGTGTCGCCGCCGTATTCTTCTGGCACAAGACCGTACTCTGTGAGCTGACCGCGCACCTTATCTGGGTTTGCTCCAGCAACATCAATCTTGTTTACAGCCACAACAATAGGCACGTGAGCAGCCTGAGCGTGGTTGATTGCCTCAACAGTTTGAGGCATAACGCCGTCATCTGCTGCAACAACAAGAATTGCAACGTCTGTAAGCTCTGCACCACGAGCACGCATAGCAGTAAACGCTTCGTGACCTGGAGTATCCAAGAACGTAATCTTGCGCTTGTCTCCATCTAAAGTAACCGTAACCTGGTAAGCGCCAATACGCTGAGTAATTCCACCAGCTTCGCGCGCTACAACATTCGACTTACGGATTGTATCGAGCAAACGAGTTTTACCATGGTCAACGTGACCCATAACGGTAACAACTGGAGGACGAGTTACAAGATTATCGTCTTCTTGAAGTTCCTCTTCGTCCAAATCAATGTCGAACTGTTGAAGAAGCTCTTTATCTTCT contains:
- a CDS encoding riboflavin kinase; this translates as MKVINIRPDANGMINWPTLSAQRKAIVTIGVFDGMHLGHRKVIERTVDLARKNNAFSVVIMFDPRPSVVHENPDLFDDFGDNAQIPVDSQALTSVRQRLRVLQQLDVDHVIIVRYSLAFAAKSYRFFLGQLVGKLGMRALVLGSDAALGARRAGNVHAIKELAQATGVFDLVVVDDFGPGDVRVPDPIVPEVPSEDGEPKDPADGMNKAEYRAWSKGMPNKKVRAWSSTNVRWMLANGRVRDARDVLGQPHRVEGIVVHGAERGREIGFPTVNLGERIDGYVPVDGVYAGWIVDLDADEASADNLHSSSIPSVGVLRKDELHLGVHSPWRWAAAISIGTKPTFAESNEGASVKNVVSGDSGDIFESDSISDFGDDSATYPNDSENRVVEAYALTDKWQDLYGHRICIEFAQFLRSQHAFDSVESLKDAVRHDVEKVREITDAENR
- the truB gene encoding tRNA pseudouridine(55) synthase TruB; translation: MSSSQTSSSGILLVDKPKGVTSHDVVSCARGLLHTKRVGHAGTLDPMATGLLILGFGNATRLLNYLLGHDKTYEAVIRLGESTNTDDADGDVVSSVNDENGILNSANTDEILKELRCVVAKNFTGHIMQTPTAFSAIKINGVRAYDLAREGKDVHLEPREVVIHDFSLLDARFNVGVSGVKVVDVRASVSCSSGTYIRALARDLGRVLGVGGHLVSLRRTRIGEFSVEDSRVLKLETRIRTFTDKNGVTQTRAKAVVTNRHDSVSDYFSGSASDCSVAGDLSGDSSCKKSAQKNYDLQNRVLSMFESAKLTMQTVEISENQAKDLRFGRKIVIPAINEKNIIAYVKAEKDVQNDVVAVLETAEKSPATAGGSSAFSKSQEKNEKNTNQIEAKPIVVFVQS
- the rbfA gene encoding 30S ribosome-binding factor RbfA, whose amino-acid sequence is MAGTNPRAARIAALIHRVIASNMEAHLHDKRLVNVTITEVRVTNDLQIAKVYWTQLGTVGKEQGERQRAAQALQQAKGRLRTLVGAKAGLRLTPQIQFVYDEVPSEAHEIEDILVAARKRDEELAKARENARYAGEEDPYKKPREDEDFDDFDDFDDSDDSDDFDGYEDYENSENDFVEDKSPATDDLADSAHSEL
- the infB gene encoding translation initiation factor IF-2, whose translation is MVKKRVYELAKEFGVDSKTVLERLKSMGEFVKSASSTVEAPVARRLKTEFASAGSSSGSSAAKNDAKPSANKNADNSSNKTNHSSNKAESLAQNNAEKRNLDKSSEKQQSSQKSHDNHDDSDNKGNHSSSTPNGVIPKPSAGHVKPHAIANADSKRGGDKRSENRNDARGDKRGENRSSKSDRSSQMPPRPRPHQGAGSGSAPRPGNNPFSRKQGMRAPTPGDIPRPHPMSRPGAAAENSRGAKPGQGGGNGNGGGRGRGGRGGARQGGGNGSNRSSQWSGSHRQGGGNSASSRPSAESRFNANQAASFQAAAAGAPNAGPSRGGGRGRAGAAGAFGRQGGKSSKARKNRLAKRREYEELKAPVIGGVRIPSGNGATIRLRQGATLSDLAEKIDVNPAALVTVLFHLGEMATATQSLDETTFQILGEEIGWNINLVSAEEEDKELLQQFDIDLDEEELQEDDNLVTRPPVVTVMGHVDHGKTRLLDTIRKSNVVAREAGGITQRIGAYQVTVTLDGDKRKITFLDTPGHEAFTAMRARGAELTDVAILVVAADDGVMPQTVEAINHAQAAHVPIVVAVNKIDVAGANPDKVRGQLTEYGLVPEEYGGDTMFVDISAKQGTNVDKLLEAVLLTTDAELDPKANPNMDARGATVEARLDKGRGAVATVLVQQGTLKVGDSIVAGTSYGRVRAMLDENGNHLQEAGPSTPVQVLGLTSVPTAGDLFLVTSDDRSARQIAEKRSATERAAQLAKRRKVVSLESLKEQFAKSEVDMLNIVIKGDSSGSVEALEDSLMKIEVSDEVGIQVIHRGVGAITQNDVNLATVDKAVIIGFNVRPNRQVADLADREGVEVKYYSVIYKAIEDIEAALKGMLKPEFEEVVTSHSEIREIFRSSKFGNIAGVMVQDGEVKRGTKCRILRNGVATVNDLEISSLRRFKDDVQSVSEGYEAGINLGSFNDIELGDIIETFEMKQIERK